TCGTTTTCCCGGTTGGGTGCGATATTGACGTAGTTCAAAGAACATGCTTTTCTCCTTTGTTTGGGATTAATTGACGACGATTTAAATTTGTTCATACCACCGCACATTGCCGGTTGACATGCCACTTGCGGCGATGTCTAATTTGCCGTTGCCGCTGAGGTCTTCGATTGCCATTTGTCCCATGCCAATGCGGTTGTCGATTTGTTCAATGTGCCAGGTGTCTGTTTCTAAATTTTCTGGGCGATAGATGTGGAGGGCCGTGCCGGGTCCGTTGTATCCCGCGATGACTTCCAGTGCGTTGTCGCTGTCTATGTCGCCGCACCACAGGGAGTGTCCGCGGTTGAGTTTGTCGCTGATTAGATGCCGTTCCCACGCGCCTGTTCGGATGTCGCCGGTCGCTTTGTACCAGACGAGTTCATTGCCGTGCCAGGGTTCGATGGAGAGTATTTCATTTACGCCATCCCCATCCATATCTACGGCAAAGGTTTCACTGCTTTCGCGGGGGCTTATGGTCCATCGGTTCCATTTTTTCTCGAATCCATCCCCTTTGGGCGGCTCAAACCAGATCAGGCCATCGCGCGTGCCGAGTAGTAAGTCCATGCGGCCATCGCCATCTACGTCGCATACGCTCAGGCCGTGGTTGAGTCTCAATTGTCCGTCGATTAATCGCTTTTCCCACGGTTCATTTACCGGGTCTTGTGGTATGCGATAACACCACAATTCACCCGGCGCATCAAAGTCGTTGATCTGGCTTCCCGGCCCTTGCAGGGTTGCGACAAATAGCAGGGGTTGACCGTTGACTTCTACCATTGCAATGCGGTGTGAATAGGGTACCCAGTCGATGAAGTGTTGGGTCCAGATGTCGCTGTCTTCAGATGCTTGAAACCAGTGCAAGTACTCCGGTGGAATCCGCTGTCTTCGACCAAATCCGCTGGCCGCAATCACGTCTTTGCGGCCGTTGCCTGTGACGTCGAATACCGATAGTGAGATGGTACCGGGGTGCGCTTCTGATATGATTTGTTTTTCAAAATGGGGTCCTTCGTACAGGGCGATCATTGAGGTTCCCATAGAACCGGCTACGATGTCCAAGTGTCCGTTGTCTGTGACATCGGCGACTGTCATGCCATAGGCGCTGCGGATGTTGTCGTCTATTTCGTGAATTATGAACATTTGTTTTCCTATTTTGACGGTTCTCCTTATCGGTAATGGCTCAATATACCGCGTGTTCAGGGTAAAATCAAATGTAGATCGCCGAACTCGTGCCACAAATAATGTTTGTTGAGTGCGGCTTCATATGTCAGTTTCAGGTGGTCTAATCCCGCCAATGCCTGTAGCATGGATAGATGTGTGGCACTCGGTTCGTGCATGCCGGTGAGTAAGCTATCTACGATCTGCATGGGGCGGTCGGGTGAGATTATCAGGGATGTCCATCCTTCGCCCTGAGAGACATGTCCGGTTTTGTCGGCGACGGTTTCGAGCGCGCGCACGACTGTTGTGCCAACGGCGATGATCCGTCCGCCATTTTTTCGCGCGTTGTTGATTACCCGCGCTGTTTCGGCTGGTACGCGGTAGTATTCTTCATAAGGCGGTTCATCGGCTTCCAGACTCGCCACGCCCGTGTGCAAGATCAGGGGGGCAATTTGTATGCCTTTTGCGACCAGTTTTGTGATGGTTTTGGGTGTGAATGCTCTGCCAGCTGATGGCATTTCAGCACTGCCTACTTCTGTTGCATATACGGTTTGGTAATAGTCGATGGGCCAGTCGTTTTGCACATAGCCATACCGGATGGGCATGCCGTATATGTCCAGGTAGGTGTCCAGATCATAGGGCAGGTTCAGGGTTGCTACCCACAGGCGAACAGGGGCGTCGGGGTCGTGCCGCAGTTCAGGGCGATAGGGGGCGTGTAGTTGTGCCGATCCACTGCCGGGTAATGTAAAGACTTCGCCCGCTTGTGCGCGGGAAAAAGGCTGTGTTGCTATACCGTTGGGTTGACGTATTTCAACTGCCCACATGTCGGCGGGCAGTTGCGTTGATAGATGTAGGCTGAGTTCTGTTCCATCGGGCCGAATGATGGGCAACGATGCTTTGCGCGTGCC
The Gemmatimonadota bacterium DNA segment above includes these coding regions:
- a CDS encoding VCBS repeat-containing protein, whose amino-acid sequence is MFIIHEIDDNIRSAYGMTVADVTDNGHLDIVAGSMGTSMIALYEGPHFEKQIISEAHPGTISLSVFDVTGNGRKDVIAASGFGRRQRIPPEYLHWFQASEDSDIWTQHFIDWVPYSHRIAMVEVNGQPLLFVATLQGPGSQINDFDAPGELWCYRIPQDPVNEPWEKRLIDGQLRLNHGLSVCDVDGDGRMDLLLGTRDGLIWFEPPKGDGFEKKWNRWTISPRESSETFAVDMDGDGVNEILSIEPWHGNELVWYKATGDIRTGAWERHLISDKLNRGHSLWCGDIDSDNALEVIAGYNGPGTALHIYRPENLETDTWHIEQIDNRIGMGQMAIEDLSGNGKLDIAASGMSTGNVRWYEQI
- a CDS encoding S-adenosylmethionine:tRNA ribosyltransferase-isomerase, with amino-acid sequence MTTIPNTVLPITMVDSRLDSLTFDLPSNLEAGEPPEARGLSRDQVRLMVSWQSDDAIEHIAFRDLPDVLQAGDVVVINTSGTRKASLPIIRPDGTELSLHLSTQLPADMWAVEIRQPNGIATQPFSRAQAGEVFTLPGSGSAQLHAPYRPELRHDPDAPVRLWVATLNLPYDLDTYLDIYGMPIRYGYVQNDWPIDYYQTVYATEVGSAEMPSAGRAFTPKTITKLVAKGIQIAPLILHTGVASLEADEPPYEEYYRVPAETARVINNARKNGGRIIAVGTTVVRALETVADKTGHVSQGEGWTSLIISPDRPMQIVDSLLTGMHEPSATHLSMLQALAGLDHLKLTYEAALNKHYLWHEFGDLHLILP